The Brachyhypopomus gauderio isolate BG-103 chromosome 12, BGAUD_0.2, whole genome shotgun sequence genome window below encodes:
- the LOC143528139 gene encoding adhesion G-protein coupled receptor G5-like isoform X5, with translation MSCNLYMQREDAVCNERMDLTGKQWWKPHSISHHLNNIRGVKLCKLEECAAQNTNTMSSHWKGVKQIEFRKRKMEFTLTVLIILALHLIGKTSHSEKDDSSAEFQSTCNVTRCTTCAVSKLMDEIGIQSSDATSLKRLLNVKNTCLDLWHDPDMTRSYFNAEKKCISSIMSVPFEGNSKDYNLGDIAMTVVKMNTSTVNNGYVQISASKVLVNDPPVVTKIPTEPFLSASETHNTVSVVSYSGPAEQLFLANQSNVSLVSKVIRVEVAGRDINDLSNLLVINFTVNSSTAIPANYGLSCLFYDEKDNLPQPFKWSDYGSFTTLDYFNSSNIVMCSYNHMTPFAVLLGDLKIDEHNWIILSYISYIGCGLSLFFCTVSVFVYMLKRSPNVNHSSSIHVCLSGALLLLNTSYLLSEWAATLGKEGVCVFVAVAMEYSLLCCFFWMAIEAVHLYLLLVKVFNTYIRHYMTKLSLFGWGVPAVIVGVSLSVYDVLPLYGTKTISLSGTQGYSKICWITNSSFLYGMNLTCLSLMFVLNTTILTTVICQIVKLRHWDTKHTSLSFGKKICSVLGVTCLLGMTWGLGFLSYGYTNYPVLYLFCICNSLQGLSIFLWICITTRNSSDCEDEKLTVFKPWSFTSTSKSSIPDHSGHS, from the exons GTCCTGCAATTTGTATATGCAAAGAGAGGATGCAGTGTGTAATGAGAGGATGGACCTAACAGGAAAACAATGGTGGAAACCACATTCTATATCGCATCATCTAAACAACATACGAG GTGTGAAGCTGTGTAAGCTCGAGGAGTGTGCAGCCCAAAATACCAACACTATGTCTTCACACTGGAAAGGAGTTAAGCAG ATTGAATTCAGAAAACGGAAAATGGAATTTACTCTAACAGTTCTCATTATACTGGCTCTTCATTTGATCGGAAAGACAAGCCACTCTGAAAAAG ATGATTCTTCAGCAGAATTCCAGTCTACATGTAATGTCACCAGGTGTACAACATGTGCTGTGTCAAAATTGATGGATGAAATAGGCATCCAGAGTTCTGATGCAACAAGTTTGAAAAGACTGTTGAATGTGAAAAATACATGTTTAGATCTGTGGCATGATCCTGATATGACACGTTCATATTTCAA TGCAGAGAAAAAGTGTATAAGTTCCATCATGAGTGTACCATttgaagggaacagcaaagactACAACCTAGGGGACATTGCCATGACTGTGGTGAAGATGAACACTAGTACTGTGAATAATGGTTATGTGCAGATCTCTGCTTCAAAG GTGCTTGTTAATGACCCACCTGTGGTGACAAAGATTCCCACTGAACCTTTCCTAAGTGCCTCAGAGACGCACAACACAGTCAGTGTAGTGTCATACTCTGGACCTGCAGAGCAACTGTTTCTG GCTAACCAGAGCAACGTGTCTTTGGTGTCCAAAGTCATTCGTGTAGAAGTCGCCGGACGTGACATAAACGACTTGTCGAACCTGCTGGTCATTAATTTCACAGTAAATAGCAGCACGGCCATACCG GCAAACTATGGGCTGTCGTGTTTGTTCTATGATGAAAAAG ACAACTTGCCTCAACCGTTCAAGTGGAGTGACTATGGATCGTTCACCACACTCGACTACTTTAACAGCAGCAACATTGTCATGTGTTCATACAACCACATGACCCCCTTCGCTGTACTTCTG gGAGATTTGAAAATTGATGAGCACAACTGGATAATTTTGTCATATATAAGTTATATAGGCTGTGGTCTGTCATTATTCTTCTGTACAGTCTCAGTATTTGTCTACATGCTTAAGAG GAGTCCGAATGTGAACCACTCCAGCAGTATCCATGTGTGTCTCAGTGGTGCTCTGCTACTGTTGAACACTAGCTACCTGCTCAGTGAGTGGGCAGCCACCCTGGGCAAAGAAGGTGTCTGCGTGTTTGTGGCTGTGGCAATGGAATACAGCCTGCTGTGTTGTTTCTTCTGGATGGCCATCGAAGCTgtacacttatacctgctactGGTCAAAGTATTCAACACCTACATCCGACACTACATGACCAAGCTGTCACTGTTTGGTTGGG GAGTTCCTGCAGTCATCGTTGGAGTGTCTCTGAGTGTGTATGATGTTCTACCGCTTTATGGCACCAAAACCATTTCATTATCAGGCACCCAAGGATACTCTAAAAT cTGCTGGATCACCAATAGTAGCTTCCTTTATGGAATGAACCTCACCTGCCTCAGCCTAATGTTCGTGTTGAACACGACCATTCTCACGACGGTGATCTGTCAGATCGTTAAGCTTCGACACTGGGACACCAAACACACCAGCCTGTCGTTTGGCAAGAAAATTTGCAGCGTGCTGGGTGTGACCTGTCTGCTGGGAATGACATGGGGTTTGGGTTTCCTCAGTTATGGATACACAAACTACCCTGTACTCTACCTCTTCTGCATCTGCAACAGCTTGCAAG GTTTATccattttcttatggatctgtatCACAACAAGGAACAGCAGTGATTGTGAGGATGAGAAGCTGACTGTCTTCAAACCGTGGTCTTTCACATCCACATCTAAAAGCAGCATTCCTGATCATTCTGGTCACTCGTAA